From the Daucus carota subsp. sativus chromosome 8, DH1 v3.0, whole genome shotgun sequence genome, one window contains:
- the LOC108198384 gene encoding rust resistance kinase Lr10 produces the protein MFFFFLTKVEHVFELLVFVISYSIFMRLEGAAAQNEACNRVTRCGSTEIRFPFHLKERDKQHKEDHCVFPPGFQLSCEYVYQEFFIPKLEFKYQVNTSHSGLYLSLSVNASVVSINYRSQQLLFVLDSPEYGRDIRQHYYSRNSHHYNYNNLPKYPFKPFTLTDTPSTNSELHDLEVGIYSNYTFYNCSITKDIVGENAGGNILIWSVPSLGGRGYEVYAVYSPLETILYPMTSCTKMYNVSNVPYNAGGLSWSGPNCGDCEAKGQYCKFKPNSTILTQCHTKGHSSYQLLMAGKVVGISMVLVTLVVLYYATKSYKQKKKHLLKIEVFLEDYKALKPSRYSYADIRKISNNFNVKLGEGGYGSVYKGQLSNDVFVAIKVLNDKVDDKRSGEDFINEVSTIGLIHHVNVVRLVGYCADSCRRALVYEFQPNNSLEKYVYSREIQNKAFLGWEKMKDIALGIAKGIEYLHRGCAQPILHFDIKPHNILLDRNFNPKIADFGLAKLCTTGQSMVSMTMARGTIGYIAPEVFSRNFGKVSSKSDVYSFGMLLLEMVGARDHTSAGTENTSEAYFPEWVFHQLEQGRETRSQIEEEVNNNIAKKLTIVGLWCINWHPGDRPSMKHVIQMLQEEDCPAIPPNPFSSASEKTASMFSNMLDAISESD, from the exons atgttttttttttttttgacgaaagtTGAGCATGTTTTTGAGTTGCTTGTATTTGTAATCAGTTATAGTATTTTCATGAGGCTGGAAGGTGCAGCAGCACAAAATGAAGCGTGCAACAGGGTAACACGGTGCGGATCGACTGAAATACGATTCCCTTTTCATCTCAAAGAAAGAGATAAGCAGCATAAGGAAGATCACTGTGTCTTCCCACCTGGTTTTCAACTCTCTTGTGAATATGTCTACCAAGAGTTCTTTATTCCGAAGTTGGAGTTTAAATACCAGGTCAACACCTCTCATTCCGGTCTCTACCTTTCACTCTCTGTTAATGCTTCAGTCGTTTCTATCAACTACAGATCACAGCAGCTCCTGTTCGTATTAGATTCCCCTGAATACGGCCGTGATATCAGACAACACTACTACTCCCGCAACAGCCACCATTATAATTACAACAACTTGCCTAAGTACCCTTTCAAACCTTTTACATTGACCGACACCCCATCAACTAATAGTGAACTTCATGATTTAGAAGTCGGCATCTATAGTAACTACACATTTTACAATTGTTCAATAACAAAAGATATTGTTGGTGAGAATGCTGGtggaaatatattaatatggtCTGTCCCTTCTTTAGGAGGTCGTGGTTATGAAGTCTATGCCGTTTATTCTCCACTGGAAACTATTCTATATCCCATGACATCTTGCACCAAGATGTACAACGTTTCCAATGTCCCCTATAATGCAGGAGGGCTATCTTGGTCTGGACCTAATTGTGGTGACTGCGAGGCCAAAGGACAGTACTGCAAATTTAAACCAAACAGCACTATTCTCACCCAATGCCACACCAAAG GTCATTCTTCATACCAACTTCTTATGGCTG GTAAAGTGGTCGGTATCTCAATGGTGTTGGTTACTCTGGTAGTGTTGTATTATGCTACCAAGTcatataaacaaaagaaaaaacacCTGCTGAAGATTGAAGTGTTTCTGGAGGACTACAAAGCTCTAAAGCCCTCAAGGTACTCTTATGCCGACATTAGGAAGATCAGCAACAACTTCAATGTTAAATTAGGAGAAGGAGGTTATGGATCGGTGTACAAGGGACAACTTTCAAATGATGTTTTTGTTGCCATTAAGGTCCTGAATGATAAGGTTGACGACAAAAGAAGTGGAGAAGATTTCATAAATGAAGTTAGTACAATCGGCTTAATCCACCATGTAAACGTGGTTCGCCTAGTTGGATACTGCGCTGATAGCTGTAGAAGAGCACTTGTGTACGAGTTTCAACCAAACAATTCACTGGAGAAATATGTTTATTCTAGGGAAATTCAAAATAAAGCATTTCTTGGTTGGGAAAAGATGAAAGATATTGCTCTTGGGATAGCCAAAGGTATTGAGTATCTTCATCGAGGTTGTGCCCAGCCAATCCTCCACTTTGATATCAAACCTCACAACATTTTGTTGGACCGCAATTTTAATCCAAAAATAGCAGATTTTGGTTTAGCAAAGTTGTGCACCACAGGACAAAGTATGGTTTCTATGACTATGGCTAGGGGGACAATAGGCTATATTGCACCAGAAGTATTTTCGAGGAATTTTGGGAAAGTGTCATCCAAATCGGATGTTTATAGCTTTGGTATGTTGTTGCTTGAAATGGTTGGAGCAAGGGATCATACTTCAGCAGGAACAGAGAACACCAGTGAAGCATATTTTCCTGAATGGGTTTTTCATCAGCTTGAACAAGGGAGAGAAACGAGAAGCCAGATTGAGGAAGAGGTAAATAACAACATAGCAAAAAAGCTCACTATAGTGGGACTTTGGTGCATAAATTGGCACCCAGGAGATCGCCCTTCCATGAAACATGTGATTCAAATGCTCCAAGAAGAAGATTGCCCAGCCATACCTCCTAATCCGTTTAGCTCTGCTAGTGAAAAAACGGCGTCCATGTTTAGCAACATGCTTGATGCAATTTCTGAATCAGACTGA
- the LOC108198775 gene encoding rust resistance kinase Lr10, with translation MSSSLLLAWQILVITCFSSYSIAFASENSSSFTNIHNISCPFYLRGQQHDCQNFSYELFFHNNRTSLQFPATNFPFIEESEQNLLVYVEAIDYEKSSIRISYPTEGNYSCSSDISVYIFSYKNYFISFDRYHRISPIREYNTPITYVDCPSPVNSSTRYIPVPPCSSSSSMSSYVIIGKMDSSEVENDCKVRWVNWVSTSWPNINQTSFLDTQDSSMMFYGIELPFHYFYCLNCSVDYTRDTYCGGVQSEIGYMKCPSTIDYACYYDDHVNFDCGLTFNWHVFSRWFGEHNTSIYKSTGSVLGTRFLCGIAFLSVFLVNKLRRRHLSVYDTIEDFLQGHNNLMPIRYTYSQIKKITGGFNDKLGEGGFGTVYKGKLRSGLVVAVKVLGDYSASGHDFINEVGTVGRIHHVNIVKLIGFCFEGERRALIYEFMPKGSLEKYIFPEQGGERTATLSCQKIYEISCKVACGIEYLHRGCDIQILHFDIKPHNILLDENFIPKISDFGLAKLHATDDSIVTMTAARGTLGYMAPELFYKNIGSVSNKADVYSFGMLLMEMAGQRRNLKPLVDQISQIYYPSWIYDQISQGKEIEMEEATDDERKLTKKMIIVAMWCIQMKPSERPSMNKVIDMLEGDYELLVMPPKPLICPEEAPIEDQ, from the exons ATGTCATCTTCCTTGTTATTAGCATGGCAGATATTGGTGATCACTTGCTTCAGTAGCTATAGCATAGCCTTTGCATCAGAAAATTCTTCTTCTTTCACTAATATCCATAACATAAGTTGCCCCTTCTATCTTAGAGGCCAGCAAcatgattgtcaaaattttagcTATGAGCTCTTCTTTCACAATAATCGTACTTCATTACAATTTCCTGCGACAAACTTTCCATTTATAGAAGAATCAGAGCAAAACTTGTTAGTCTATGTGGAGGCTATTGATTATGAAAAATCTTCTATTAGGATTTCCTATCCTACTGAAGGAAACTATTCATGTTCCTCGGATATTTCAGTTTACATTTTTTCATACAAAAACTATTTCATCAGTTTTGACAGGTACCACCGTATTTCTCCAATTCGGGAATATAATACACCAATAACATATGTGGACTGCCCCTCTCCTGTGAATTCATCGACTCGATATATACCTGTCCCTCCCtgctcatcatcatcatccatgtcctCGTATGTTATTATTGGAAAGATGGATTCATCAGAAGTAGAGAATGATTGTAAGGTTCGGTGGGTAAATTGGGTGTCAACCTCGTGGCCAAATATTAATCAAACATCTTTCTTGGACACTCAAGATAGTAGCATGATGTTTTATGGAATCGAGCTTCCATTCCATTACTTCTATTGTCTGAATTGTTCTGTTGATTATACTCGAGATACATATTGTGGCGGAGTTCAAAGTGAAATCGGATATATGAAGTGCCCGTCAACGATCGATTATGCCTGCTATTATGACGACCATGTCAACTTTGACTGTG GCCTGACTTTCAACTGGCACGTCTTCTCACGGTGGTTCGGAG AACATAATACATCTATATATAAAAGCACAG GGAGTGTTCTAGGTACACGATTTTTGTGTGGAATTGCATTTTTATCAGTGTTTCTAGTAAATAAATTAAGGAGAAGACATTTGTCTGTGTACGACACCATTGAAGACTTCCTTCAGGGTCACAACAATCTTATGCCTATTAGGTACACTTATTCACAGATCAAGAAAATTACTGGTGGATTTAACGATAAATTGGGTGAAGGTGGCTTTGGCACCGTATATAAAGGAAAACTTAGAAGCGGCCTTGTTGTGGCTGTTAAGGTATTAGGCGACTATAGTGCTAGCGGCCATGATTTCATCAATGAAGTTGGTACGGTTGGTAGGATCCATCATGTTAACATTGTGAAACTTATCGGTTTTTGCTTTGAGGGTGAAAGGCGCGCTCTAATCTATGAATTTATGCCTAAGGGATCTCTTGAGAAGTATATTTTCCCCGAACAAGGAGGAGAAAGAACAGCCACTTTGAGTTGCCAAAAAATTTATGAGATTTCATGTAAAGTGGCCTGTGGTATTGAGTATTTACATCGAGGCTGTGACATCCAAATCCTACATTTTGATATCAAGCCTCATAATATCCTCCTCGATGAAAATTTCATTCCTAAAATTTCTGATTTTGGCCTTGCAAAACTACATGCTACTGATGATAGTATAGTCACTATGACCGCTGCAAGGGGAACATTAGGCTACATGGCTCCCGAGctgttttacaaaaatattggaAGTGTTTCAAACAAGGCAGATGTATATAGTTTCGGAATGTTGTTGATGGAAATGGCAGGACAGAGGAGAAATTTGAAGCCATTGGTGGACCAAATCAGCCAAATTTACTACCCCTCGTGGATCTATGATCAAATAAGCCAAGGAAAGGAGATTGAAATGGAAGAGGCTACTGATGATGAAAGAAAGTTGACAAAGAAGATGATTATTGTAGCAATGTGGTGTATACAAATGAAACCAAGCGAGCGTCCATCAATGAACAAAGTTATTGATATGCTTGAAGGAGACTACGAGCTTCTGGTGATGCCTCCTAAGCCTTTAATATGTCCAGAAGAGGCGCCGATTGAGGATCAGTAA
- the LOC108197344 gene encoding serine/threonine-protein phosphatase PP1 isozyme 3, which yields MESSALDNLIERLIEVRSAKPGKPVQLLESEIKQLCVAARDIFFNQPNLLELEAPIKICGDIHGQYSDLLRLFEYGGHPPQANYLFLGDYVDRGKQSLETICLLLAYKIKYPENFFLLRGNHECASINRIYGFYDECKRRFNVKLWKAFTDCFNCLPVAALIDDKILCMHGGLSPDLVNLDLIRNLPRPTAIPDTGLLCDLLWSDPCKDLKGWGMNDRGVSFTFGPDKVSEFLAKHELDLVCRAHQVVEDGYEFFAERQLVTIFSAPNYCGEFDNAGAMMSVDGNLMCSFQILKPAEKKNKFPMTTKI from the exons ATGGAGTCTTCAGCTTTAGATAACCTAATTGAAAGGCTAATTGAAGTCCGATCAGCCAAACCGGGTAAACCCGTTCAGCTTTTAGAGTCCGAAATCAAGCAGCTTTGTGTTGCAGCTCGTGATATCTTCTTTAATCAGCCTAATCTTCTTGAACTTGAAGCACCCATCAAGATTTGTG GGGATATTCATGGGCAGTACAGTGATCTGTTACGACTCTTTGAATATGGTGGTCATCCTCCTCAAgcaaattatctatttttaggAGACTATGTCGACCGTGGAAAACAGAGCTTGGAAACTATATGTCTCTTGCTGGCCTACAAAATTAAATATCCAGAGAACTTTTTCCTTTTAAGGGGAAACCATGAATGTGCTTCTATAAACCGAATCTATGGGTTTTATGATGAATGTAAGCGGCGATTTAATGTAAAACTATGGAAGGCTTTTACTGACTGTTTCAATTGTCTTCCTGTGGCGGCTCTTATTGATGATAAGATATTGTGTATGCATGGGGGACTTTCTCCTGATCTTGTGAACCTGGATCTGATAAGGAATTTACCACGGCCAACTGCTATACCTGATACTGGTTTGCTATGTGATTTACTCTGGTCAGATCCATGTAAGGATTTAAAAGGGTGGGGAATGAATGATAGAGGAGTTTCATTCACCTTTGGTCCTGACAAAGTGTCGGAGTTCTTAGCAAAGCATGAGTTGGACCTTGTTTGTCGTGCTCATCAG GTTGTGGAGGATGGTTATGAATTCTTTGCTGAGAGGCAGCTGGTCACCATCTTCTCTGCTCCAAATTACTGTGGAGAATTTGATAATGCTGGTGCAATGATGAGCGTAGATGGAAATTTGATGTGTTCTTTTCAAATTCTTAAGCCAGCTGAGAAAAAGAACAAGTTCCCGATGACTACAAAGATATGA